In Paenibacillus algicola, a genomic segment contains:
- a CDS encoding restriction endonuclease subunit S: protein MNCTRQSIERHKTIEWEQEASAEELLQWMKEQVGERELGHFPGDRDLFRRLYHAGKELDLLEYALRTLQQDRITGTLMAHPGIMERFIEMCDQSQFSSILITETEKFLQGLYETKCYMGDLHITFLSENYMLCRLLKIYFELNPRITVIQGSIYQPLQMEERFDAILSIPTFGLKLQDEDEISIRESEGAAVSFLLPVLQERGRLSVTFPPRMMFQGGAIASWRQEMNIEAPVQSIYTLPDGLFRPFTSVRTYQVEFGKESPREVRIGRLIIRKHNLEIDREVMIHPDQFQLWDNWRIDLLLDEDQEKLRSFQEAAMPKEKLRNMADIFRGKAISKQELKTGKIRVLNISNMDDGEVKLEGLETIDEEERKVKRYEVLPGDLVMTCRGTVIKLAIFPDSEEMVIASANIIVLRFKSNLLAQFVRLFLESPTGMAFIQSFQRGTTVMNLNPSDVGEIEIPTLPEEKQHQLVAHYLDEKKRYKAVILEAHVRWEQAKQEVYQRIFKEELANGNSELGF from the coding sequence GTGAATTGCACCCGCCAGTCGATTGAGCGGCATAAAACTATCGAATGGGAACAGGAGGCGAGCGCAGAGGAGCTACTCCAATGGATGAAAGAGCAAGTCGGTGAACGGGAGCTGGGGCATTTCCCTGGGGATCGGGATCTATTCCGCCGGCTGTACCATGCGGGCAAAGAACTGGACCTGCTGGAGTATGCATTACGCACGCTGCAGCAGGATCGAATAACCGGGACGCTTATGGCGCATCCCGGAATCATGGAACGCTTTATCGAAATGTGCGACCAAAGCCAGTTTAGCTCCATTCTCATAACAGAGACGGAGAAGTTTCTACAAGGTCTATACGAGACGAAATGCTACATGGGTGATCTTCACATCACGTTTCTGTCGGAAAACTATATGCTCTGCCGTTTACTGAAAATATACTTTGAATTGAATCCTCGGATTACCGTAATTCAAGGGAGCATCTACCAGCCGTTGCAAATGGAAGAGAGATTCGACGCGATTCTGTCCATTCCAACCTTTGGACTAAAGCTTCAGGATGAAGATGAAATCTCGATTCGAGAATCGGAGGGGGCAGCCGTCAGTTTCCTGCTGCCTGTACTGCAGGAGAGAGGCAGACTAAGCGTGACTTTCCCGCCACGCATGATGTTCCAAGGGGGAGCAATCGCAAGCTGGAGACAAGAGATGAACATCGAAGCACCAGTTCAATCAATTTATACGCTTCCGGATGGCTTGTTCAGGCCTTTTACCTCGGTTAGGACATATCAGGTGGAATTCGGTAAGGAAAGTCCACGAGAGGTTCGGATAGGAAGATTAATTATACGGAAGCACAATCTGGAGATTGACCGGGAAGTGATGATTCATCCGGATCAGTTCCAGTTATGGGACAATTGGAGGATCGATCTACTGCTCGACGAAGATCAGGAGAAGTTGCGCTCGTTCCAGGAGGCAGCCATGCCGAAGGAAAAGCTTCGCAACATGGCGGATATATTCCGCGGTAAAGCAATCTCGAAGCAAGAATTGAAGACAGGTAAGATCAGAGTGCTGAATATTTCCAATATGGATGATGGCGAGGTTAAGTTAGAAGGGCTTGAGACTATCGACGAAGAAGAGCGTAAGGTGAAGCGTTATGAAGTGCTTCCCGGTGATCTGGTCATGACATGCAGAGGAACCGTGATTAAACTCGCGATCTTCCCCGACAGCGAAGAAATGGTGATTGCCTCCGCCAACATTATCGTACTTCGGTTTAAGTCGAATTTATTGGCTCAATTTGTAAGGCTTTTTTTAGAGAGTCCGACAGGGATGGCGTTTATTCAAAGCTTCCAGCGGGGAACAACGGTCATGAACTTGAATCCTTCAGATGTTGGAGAAATCGAAATTCCTACACTACCAGAAGAGAAGCAGCATCAATTGGTTGCCCATTATTTGGACGAAAAGAAACGATACAAAGCTGTTATTCTGGAAGCCCACGTAAGATGGGAACAAGCGAAACAAGAAGTTTATCAAAGAATATTTAAAGAGGAGCTTGCTAATGGTAACAGCGAACTTGGGTTTTGA
- a CDS encoding DEAD/DEAH box helicase — protein sequence MNNYKRIEQDLLRMMQDSNQKVLFVFKGFPASFFETMPLRKLIPYSVTISIHELDQAKASILPEMFQSLHQINQAAWCTYEEYQVIGTEVLSLYFNIMIYENNVYHRTFPCLYSIPAAERLFITYFEDENSTEEPEQDPDFEIFQKYYGTLKKIDNNWFIVYADSEPAIDYYSIPDLDLPERKLANDDTAELELVEEEDVLVGLIARVLSNTATEQQEVRISYTGDLSVSIHRYRARIQLLQSLLPHITFVLTTKTTSLVPQLYETEYLRVLEKYWNYTSFRDLRMYKDIHDPEFKKETVFIPQSQVIDSIVQQATLAHQGESYRDIFVTSPTGAGKSVMFQVPAIYLAEKYGLMTIVISPLIGLMTDQVQGLMDRNVHMSATINSEITPVEKMGIIERIRTREISILYISPETLLSRSDIAQLIGDREIGLFVIDEAHIVTTWGKAFRSDYWYLGSYLQRLRKKEMQFPIATFTATAIYGGVEDMYAETRDSLNLINPISYFGYVKRDDLEVRIKKSSQSKERFKEYLEDKFKVLVFRLEQYLAKDEKTLVYFPTVGLINQFHEFSKIFASERLRQHLTSYYGPLSKDLKNGNYKRFKEGESLVMLATKAFGMGIDLPDIVNVYHFAPTGNVCDYVQEIGRAARALERGYAYFDFLPKDFVHVNRLHGISTIRKQQLVQVMAKVVQLINENKHSSNVRHLLVNAEEFRYIFQQGAEASDEVDNKLKTALLIIEKDFKAKMGYSPIIARPRSVFAKEYFMIQKDQEQQILERYGRYFKKVAEGHKTVYGNIYTCDMKNLWESRFQSLSFPQFKYKFHSKDEDLGLPFLVNLLPVLQLQLVLKSVHRDQFTNELNHQLELIADIFGAYAKERSYFSISEFAAELKKKIKGDKYFCENLASILIHSADHYDRIMQKHSNFYQRFMKYSESKEKYSIQNSGYAGFLDWIKIEWRQILNQGQQINTEPSHVTMFLPKVSPEKVEKTFILLGILEALGNLIYRVNGGDNPEIFLRINSRMQIERSIQNPARYINYILENVKERHYLSVAMLTHLFENEVDNDRFWEYIENYFLGIIPDEVLAKTGNSRS from the coding sequence ATGAACAATTATAAAAGAATCGAACAAGATCTCTTGCGAATGATGCAGGATTCGAACCAAAAGGTGCTTTTTGTATTCAAAGGGTTTCCAGCTTCATTTTTCGAAACGATGCCTTTGCGCAAGCTGATTCCGTATTCAGTTACAATTTCAATTCATGAGCTCGATCAAGCTAAAGCATCGATTCTGCCGGAGATGTTCCAATCGCTTCACCAAATCAATCAGGCTGCTTGGTGCACCTATGAGGAATATCAAGTCATAGGAACAGAAGTACTGTCCCTTTACTTCAACATCATGATCTATGAAAACAATGTTTATCACCGCACCTTTCCTTGTTTATATAGTATCCCTGCCGCGGAGAGGTTGTTTATCACTTATTTCGAGGATGAGAATTCCACAGAAGAGCCTGAGCAGGATCCGGACTTTGAAATCTTTCAGAAATATTATGGAACGTTAAAGAAAATCGATAATAACTGGTTTATTGTATACGCTGATTCCGAACCGGCGATTGATTACTATTCAATTCCCGACCTCGATCTTCCAGAGCGCAAGTTGGCAAATGACGACACAGCAGAACTTGAGCTTGTAGAAGAAGAAGATGTACTGGTTGGACTAATAGCACGAGTGTTATCGAATACAGCAACCGAGCAACAAGAAGTTCGGATCTCTTACACGGGAGATCTAAGTGTATCAATTCATCGTTATCGCGCGCGAATTCAGCTTCTACAAAGCCTACTTCCTCATATTACGTTTGTACTTACTACCAAGACGACATCACTTGTACCTCAGCTATATGAGACAGAATATTTGCGCGTACTCGAGAAGTACTGGAATTATACGAGTTTCCGCGACTTACGAATGTACAAAGATATTCATGATCCTGAATTTAAGAAGGAAACGGTCTTTATTCCTCAAAGTCAGGTCATTGACAGCATCGTGCAGCAGGCTACATTAGCGCATCAGGGAGAGAGCTATCGCGACATCTTCGTGACCTCTCCAACCGGTGCAGGCAAATCGGTTATGTTTCAAGTACCCGCTATTTACCTTGCTGAAAAATATGGACTAATGACCATCGTTATCTCTCCGTTAATCGGTTTGATGACGGATCAGGTACAAGGCCTGATGGATCGCAATGTGCACATGTCCGCAACGATTAATTCTGAAATTACGCCGGTTGAGAAGATGGGCATCATTGAACGGATTCGGACAAGAGAAATTTCCATTCTCTATATTTCGCCAGAGACGCTACTTAGTCGCTCCGATATTGCGCAATTAATCGGAGACCGAGAGATAGGTCTGTTCGTGATCGACGAGGCACATATCGTCACAACATGGGGGAAAGCATTTCGCTCGGACTACTGGTATTTGGGGAGTTACCTCCAACGCCTACGCAAGAAGGAAATGCAGTTCCCCATTGCTACCTTTACTGCAACTGCAATTTATGGCGGAGTAGAGGATATGTACGCGGAAACAAGAGACAGCCTAAATCTCATTAATCCCATTAGCTACTTTGGATATGTGAAGCGGGATGATCTGGAGGTTCGCATTAAGAAATCCAGCCAGTCGAAGGAAAGGTTTAAGGAATATCTGGAGGATAAATTCAAGGTGCTTGTATTCAGGTTAGAACAATACCTGGCCAAAGACGAAAAAACGCTTGTCTATTTCCCCACAGTCGGATTAATTAATCAGTTTCATGAATTCAGCAAGATCTTTGCGAGCGAGCGATTGCGTCAACATCTTACGTCTTATTACGGTCCTCTCTCTAAAGATCTCAAAAACGGAAACTACAAACGGTTCAAGGAGGGTGAATCGCTAGTCATGCTTGCAACCAAAGCGTTCGGAATGGGTATCGATCTACCCGACATTGTGAATGTGTATCACTTCGCCCCAACTGGGAATGTATGTGACTATGTTCAGGAGATTGGACGTGCTGCAAGGGCACTGGAGCGGGGATACGCTTATTTTGATTTCTTGCCCAAGGACTTCGTTCATGTTAATCGACTGCATGGAATCTCGACAATTCGTAAGCAGCAACTAGTTCAAGTGATGGCAAAAGTTGTTCAACTTATTAACGAAAATAAGCACAGCAGCAATGTGCGTCATCTTCTTGTCAATGCGGAGGAATTTCGATATATATTCCAGCAAGGCGCCGAGGCTAGTGATGAAGTCGATAATAAGCTGAAGACAGCTTTATTGATTATCGAGAAGGATTTTAAAGCCAAAATGGGGTACTCGCCTATTATCGCTCGTCCGAGAAGTGTATTTGCAAAAGAGTACTTTATGATACAGAAAGATCAAGAGCAGCAAATTCTGGAGCGATACGGTAGATACTTTAAAAAGGTTGCAGAAGGACATAAGACGGTGTATGGCAATATCTACACCTGTGATATGAAGAATTTGTGGGAATCGCGGTTTCAGAGCTTATCATTTCCTCAATTCAAATATAAATTTCATTCGAAAGATGAGGATCTAGGACTGCCTTTTTTAGTTAATCTTCTGCCCGTCTTACAGCTGCAACTTGTGCTTAAATCAGTACACCGTGATCAGTTCACGAATGAGCTGAACCATCAATTAGAGCTAATCGCGGATATATTCGGCGCATACGCCAAGGAACGAAGCTACTTCTCCATATCAGAATTTGCGGCAGAGTTGAAGAAGAAAATAAAGGGCGATAAATATTTTTGTGAAAATCTGGCCTCAATTCTGATTCATAGTGCGGACCATTATGATCGGATTATGCAGAAACATTCCAACTTCTATCAGCGATTTATGAAGTATAGCGAATCGAAGGAGAAATACTCCATCCAGAACAGTGGGTATGCGGGATTTCTGGATTGGATCAAGATTGAATGGAGACAAATCCTCAACCAAGGACAGCAAATCAATACCGAACCAAGTCACGTTACAATGTTCTTGCCGAAGGTAAGCCCCGAGAAAGTAGAGAAAACATTTATTCTTCTTGGTATACTAGAAGCTCTGGGCAATTTGATCTATCGCGTGAATGGCGGGGATAATCCCGAAATATTCCTTCGTATCAACTCCCGTATGCAAATCGAACGCAGCATACAAAACCCAGCGAGATATATAAACTATATTTTGGAGAATGTAAAAGAAAGGCATTACCTATCTGTGGCGATGTTAACCCACTTGTTCGAAAATGAAGTGGACAACGATCGATTCTGGGAATACATTGAAAATTATTTTTTAGGAATTATTCCGGATGAGGTTTTGGCCAAAACCGGAAATTCTAGGTCCTAA